The Manis javanica isolate MJ-LG chromosome 4, MJ_LKY, whole genome shotgun sequence genome contains a region encoding:
- the SLC4A1 gene encoding band 3 anion transport protein isoform X2, whose protein sequence is MDEKNQELQWMEAARWVHLEENLRADGTWGRPHLSYLSFWSLLQLQRAFTKGTVLLDLSETSLAGVASQLLDRFIYEEQIRPQDREELLRVLLLKRSHAGDLEALGGVKPAVVTRSGGALQPLLPQHPSLETQLFHEQEEEGTEGHVASGIMEDSIPQDSEATLVLVGRAVFLERPVLGFVRLLEAVQLEAVQLPLPVRFLFVLLGPEAPHTDYTQLGRAAATLMSERVFRTDAYLAQSQAELVHNLEDFLDCSLVLPPSDVPSEQALLSLVPVQKELLRRRYLPSSGKPDPSYYKGLDLNGGPGIPGGPDDPLQRTGWLFGGLVRDIRRRYPRYLSDITDALSPQVLAAVIFIYFAALSPAITFGGLLGEKTRNQMGVSELLISTAVQGILFALLGAQPLLVVGFSGPLLVFEEAFFSFCETNGLEYIVGRVWIGFWLILLVVLMVAFEGSFLVRFISRYTQEIFSFLISLIFIFETFTKLVKIFQNHPLQKHYHHNVTMVPSPQLPLPNTALLSLVLMAGTFFLAMVLRKFKNSSYFPGKLRRVIGDFGVPISILIMVLVDFFIQDTYTQKLSVPEGLTVSNSSARGWIIHPLGLYSHFPIWMMFASALPALLVFILIFLESQITTLIISKPERKMIKGSGFHLDLLLVMVMGGVAALFGMPWLSATTVRSVTHANALTVMGKASTPGAAAQVQEVKEQRISGLLVSLLVGLSILMGPILSLIPLAVLFGIFLYMGVTSLSGIQLFDRILLLFKPPKYHPDVPYVKRVKTWRMHLFTIIQIICLAVLWVVKSFQSTSLALPFILILTVPLRRYLLPVIFRNLELQCLDADDAKPTFDEEGQDEYDEVPMPM, encoded by the exons ATGGATGAGAAGAACCAGGAGCTACAGTGGATGGAGGCAGCACGTTGGGTGCACCTGGAGGAAAACCTGAGGGCGGATGGGACCTGGGGCCGCCCACACCTGTCCTACCTCTCCTTCTGGAGCCTCCTGCAGCTGCAGAGAGCCTTCACTAAGG GCACTGTCCTCCTGGACCTGTCGGAGACCTCCCTGGCCGGGGTGGCCAGCCAGCTGCTGGACAGGTTTATCTACGAGGAGCAGATCCGGCCTCAGGACCGAGAGGAGCTGCTCCGGGTCCTGCTGCTCAAACGCAG CCATGCTGGAGACCTAGAGGCCCTGGGGGGAGTGAAGCCCGCAGTTGTGACACGTTCTGGGGGCGCTTTACAGCCTCTGCTCCCCCAGCACCCCTCACTGGAGACACAGCTCTTCCACGAGCAG GAAGAAGAGGGCACAGAAGGGCACGTGGCATCTGGAATCATGGAGGACTCCATTCCCCAGGATTCAGAGGCTACCTTGGTGCTAGTGG GTCGAGCAGTGTTCCTGGAGCGGCCAGTGCTGGGCTTCGTGCGGCTGCTGGAGGCCGTGCAGCTGGAGGCCGTGCAGCTGCCCTTGCCCGTGCGCTTCCTCTTCGTGCTGCTGGGACCCGAGGCCCCGCACACCGATTACACCCAGCTTGGTCGGGCTGCTGCCACTCTCATGTCGGAGAGG GTGTTCCGCACTGATGCATACCTGGCCCAAAGCCAGGCAGAGCTGGTGCACAATCTGGAGGACTTCCTGGACTGCAGCCTGGTGCTGCCTCCCTCAGATGTCCCCTCGGAGCAGGCTCTGCTCAGTCTGGTGCCTGTGCAGAAGGAGCTGCTGCGGAGACGCTACCTGCCCAGCTCTGGCAAGCCAGACCCCAGCTACTACAAGGGCCTAG ATTTGAATGGGGGCCCAGGGATCCCTGGTGGCCCTGATGACCCTCTGCAGCGAACAGGCTGGCTCTTTGGGGGCCTGGTGCGGGACATCCGGCGCCGCTACCCCCGCTACCTGAGTGACATCACAGACGCGCTCAGCCCCCAGGTCCTGGCTGCTGTCATCTTCATCTACTTTGCGGCCCTGTCACCGGCCATCACCTTCGGAGGCCTCCTGG GAGAAAAGACCCGGAACCAGATGGGCGTGTCAGAGCTGCTCATCTCCACAGCTGTGCAGGGCATTCTCTTTGCGCTGCTTGGGGCTCAGCCCCTGCTTGTGGTTGGCTTCTCAGGACCCCTGCTTGTGTTTGAGGAAGCCTTCTTCTCG TTTTGTGAAACGAATGGCCTGGAGTACATTGTGGGCCGTGTGTGGATCGGCTTCTGGCTCATCTTGCTGGTGGTGCTCATGGTGGCCTTTGAGGGCAGCTTCCTGGTTCGCTTCATCTCCCGCTACACTCAAGAGATCTTCTCCTTCCTCATCTCTCTCATCTTCATCTTTGAGACCTTCACCAAGCTGGTCAAG ATCTTCCAGAACCACCCACTGCAGAAGCATTACCACCACAACGTGACGATGGTGCCCAGCCCTCAGCTCCCCTTGCCTAACACAGCCCTCCTCTCCCTTGTGCTCATGGCCGGCACCTTCTTCTTAGCCATGGTGCTTCGCAAGTTCAAGAACAGCTCATACTTCCCTGGCAAG CTGCGACGGGTCATTGGGGACTTTGGGGTTCCCATCTCCATCCTGATCATGGTCCTGGTGGATTTCTTCATCCAGGACACCTACACCCAG AAACTCAGTGTGCCTGAGGGCCTCACTGTGTCCAACTCCTCGGCTCGGGGCTGGATCATCCACCCGCTGGGCTTGTATTCCCACTTCCCCATCTGGATGATGTTCGcctctgccctgcctgccctgctggtctTCATTCTCATCTTCCTTGAGTCCCAGATCACCAC GCTGATTATCAGCAAACCGGAGCGCAAGATGATCAAGGGCTCTGGCTTCCACCTGGACCTGCTGCTGGTCATGGTCATGGGTGGGGTGGCTGCCCTCTTTGGGATGCCCTGGCTCAGCGCTACCACCGTGCGTTCTGTCACCCATGCCAATGCCCTCACCGTCATGGGCAAAGCCAGCACCCCAGGGGCTGCAGCCCAGGTCCAGGAGGTCAAGGAGCAGCGGATTAGTGGGCTCCTGGTCTCTCTGCTTGTGG GCCTGTCTATCCTCATGGGGCCCATACTGTCCCTTATCCCCCTGGCTGTGCTGTTTGGCATCTTCCTCTACATGGGGGTCACATCCCTCAGTGGCATCCAGCTCTTTGACCGAATCTTGCTTCTGTTCAAGCCACCCAAGTACCACCCGGATGTGCCCTACGTCAAGCGG GTAAAGACCTGGCGCATGCACTTGTTCACGATCATCCAGATCATCTGCCTGGCAGTGCTGTGGGTggtgaagtccttccagagcacCTCGCTGGCTCTGCCTTTCATCCTAATCCTCACAGTGCCCCTGCGCCGCTACCTGCTGCCGGTCATCTTCAGGAACCTGGAGCTCCAGTGT CTGGATGCTGACGATGCCAAGCCAACCTTTGACGAGGAGGGTCAGGATGAATACGACGAGGTGCCTATGCCCATGTGA
- the SLC4A1 gene encoding band 3 anion transport protein isoform X1, with translation MWEMGEQVHTMGDLNDQDRTVGDLNDQNSTVGDSNDQNSTVGDLNDQNSTVGDLNDQNSTVGDLNDQRSTVGDLNDQEHTVGDLNDQNSTVGDLNDQNSTVGDLNDQNSTVGDLNDQNSTVGNSQENYEEEMENTLEPAEYEDPGVLGPPVEEPAAYYTEPVGTDDHIEPEATDYFTQPAATDYYIEPAATDDHAEPTATDYHTTSQPTIHKVCVELQELVMDEKNQELQWMEAARWVHLEENLRADGTWGRPHLSYLSFWSLLQLQRAFTKGTVLLDLSETSLAGVASQLLDRFIYEEQIRPQDREELLRVLLLKRSHAGDLEALGGVKPAVVTRSGGALQPLLPQHPSLETQLFHEQEEEGTEGHVASGIMEDSIPQDSEATLVLVGRAVFLERPVLGFVRLLEAVQLEAVQLPLPVRFLFVLLGPEAPHTDYTQLGRAAATLMSERVFRTDAYLAQSQAELVHNLEDFLDCSLVLPPSDVPSEQALLSLVPVQKELLRRRYLPSSGKPDPSYYKGLDLNGGPGIPGGPDDPLQRTGWLFGGLVRDIRRRYPRYLSDITDALSPQVLAAVIFIYFAALSPAITFGGLLGEKTRNQMGVSELLISTAVQGILFALLGAQPLLVVGFSGPLLVFEEAFFSFCETNGLEYIVGRVWIGFWLILLVVLMVAFEGSFLVRFISRYTQEIFSFLISLIFIFETFTKLVKIFQNHPLQKHYHHNVTMVPSPQLPLPNTALLSLVLMAGTFFLAMVLRKFKNSSYFPGKLRRVIGDFGVPISILIMVLVDFFIQDTYTQKLSVPEGLTVSNSSARGWIIHPLGLYSHFPIWMMFASALPALLVFILIFLESQITTLIISKPERKMIKGSGFHLDLLLVMVMGGVAALFGMPWLSATTVRSVTHANALTVMGKASTPGAAAQVQEVKEQRISGLLVSLLVGLSILMGPILSLIPLAVLFGIFLYMGVTSLSGIQLFDRILLLFKPPKYHPDVPYVKRVKTWRMHLFTIIQIICLAVLWVVKSFQSTSLALPFILILTVPLRRYLLPVIFRNLELQCLDADDAKPTFDEEGQDEYDEVPMPM, from the exons ATGTGGGAGATGGGAGAACAGGTCCACACCATGGGGGATTTGAATGATCAGGACCGCACTGTGGGGGATTTGAACGATCAGAACAGTACCGTGGGGGATTCGAATGATCAGAACAGCACCGTGGGGGATTTGAACGATCAGAACAGCACCGTGGGGGATTTGAATGATCAGAACAGCACCGTGGGGGATTTGAACGATCAGAGAAGCACCGTAGGGGATTTGAATGATCAGGAACACACCGTGGGGGATTTGAACGATCAGAACAGCACCGTGGGGGATTTGAACGATCAGAACAGCACCGTGGGGGATTTGAACGATCAGAACAGCACCGTGGGGGATTTGAACGATCAGAACAGCACCGTGGGGAATTCGCAG GAGAATTATGAAGAGGAGATGGAGAATACTCTAGAGCCTGCAGAATATGAAGACCCAGGTGTCCTTGGGCCTCCTGTGGAGGAGCCAGCAG CTTACTACACAGAGCCAGTGGGCACAGACGACCACATTGAACCAGAAGCCACAGACTACTTTACCCAGCCAGCAGCCACAGACTACTACATCGAGCCAGCAGCCACAGACGACCACGCTGAACCGACAGCCACAGACTATCACACCACCTCACAACCAACTATCCACAAG GTCTGCGTGGAGCTGCAGGAACTGGTGATGGATGAGAAGAACCAGGAGCTACAGTGGATGGAGGCAGCACGTTGGGTGCACCTGGAGGAAAACCTGAGGGCGGATGGGACCTGGGGCCGCCCACACCTGTCCTACCTCTCCTTCTGGAGCCTCCTGCAGCTGCAGAGAGCCTTCACTAAGG GCACTGTCCTCCTGGACCTGTCGGAGACCTCCCTGGCCGGGGTGGCCAGCCAGCTGCTGGACAGGTTTATCTACGAGGAGCAGATCCGGCCTCAGGACCGAGAGGAGCTGCTCCGGGTCCTGCTGCTCAAACGCAG CCATGCTGGAGACCTAGAGGCCCTGGGGGGAGTGAAGCCCGCAGTTGTGACACGTTCTGGGGGCGCTTTACAGCCTCTGCTCCCCCAGCACCCCTCACTGGAGACACAGCTCTTCCACGAGCAG GAAGAAGAGGGCACAGAAGGGCACGTGGCATCTGGAATCATGGAGGACTCCATTCCCCAGGATTCAGAGGCTACCTTGGTGCTAGTGG GTCGAGCAGTGTTCCTGGAGCGGCCAGTGCTGGGCTTCGTGCGGCTGCTGGAGGCCGTGCAGCTGGAGGCCGTGCAGCTGCCCTTGCCCGTGCGCTTCCTCTTCGTGCTGCTGGGACCCGAGGCCCCGCACACCGATTACACCCAGCTTGGTCGGGCTGCTGCCACTCTCATGTCGGAGAGG GTGTTCCGCACTGATGCATACCTGGCCCAAAGCCAGGCAGAGCTGGTGCACAATCTGGAGGACTTCCTGGACTGCAGCCTGGTGCTGCCTCCCTCAGATGTCCCCTCGGAGCAGGCTCTGCTCAGTCTGGTGCCTGTGCAGAAGGAGCTGCTGCGGAGACGCTACCTGCCCAGCTCTGGCAAGCCAGACCCCAGCTACTACAAGGGCCTAG ATTTGAATGGGGGCCCAGGGATCCCTGGTGGCCCTGATGACCCTCTGCAGCGAACAGGCTGGCTCTTTGGGGGCCTGGTGCGGGACATCCGGCGCCGCTACCCCCGCTACCTGAGTGACATCACAGACGCGCTCAGCCCCCAGGTCCTGGCTGCTGTCATCTTCATCTACTTTGCGGCCCTGTCACCGGCCATCACCTTCGGAGGCCTCCTGG GAGAAAAGACCCGGAACCAGATGGGCGTGTCAGAGCTGCTCATCTCCACAGCTGTGCAGGGCATTCTCTTTGCGCTGCTTGGGGCTCAGCCCCTGCTTGTGGTTGGCTTCTCAGGACCCCTGCTTGTGTTTGAGGAAGCCTTCTTCTCG TTTTGTGAAACGAATGGCCTGGAGTACATTGTGGGCCGTGTGTGGATCGGCTTCTGGCTCATCTTGCTGGTGGTGCTCATGGTGGCCTTTGAGGGCAGCTTCCTGGTTCGCTTCATCTCCCGCTACACTCAAGAGATCTTCTCCTTCCTCATCTCTCTCATCTTCATCTTTGAGACCTTCACCAAGCTGGTCAAG ATCTTCCAGAACCACCCACTGCAGAAGCATTACCACCACAACGTGACGATGGTGCCCAGCCCTCAGCTCCCCTTGCCTAACACAGCCCTCCTCTCCCTTGTGCTCATGGCCGGCACCTTCTTCTTAGCCATGGTGCTTCGCAAGTTCAAGAACAGCTCATACTTCCCTGGCAAG CTGCGACGGGTCATTGGGGACTTTGGGGTTCCCATCTCCATCCTGATCATGGTCCTGGTGGATTTCTTCATCCAGGACACCTACACCCAG AAACTCAGTGTGCCTGAGGGCCTCACTGTGTCCAACTCCTCGGCTCGGGGCTGGATCATCCACCCGCTGGGCTTGTATTCCCACTTCCCCATCTGGATGATGTTCGcctctgccctgcctgccctgctggtctTCATTCTCATCTTCCTTGAGTCCCAGATCACCAC GCTGATTATCAGCAAACCGGAGCGCAAGATGATCAAGGGCTCTGGCTTCCACCTGGACCTGCTGCTGGTCATGGTCATGGGTGGGGTGGCTGCCCTCTTTGGGATGCCCTGGCTCAGCGCTACCACCGTGCGTTCTGTCACCCATGCCAATGCCCTCACCGTCATGGGCAAAGCCAGCACCCCAGGGGCTGCAGCCCAGGTCCAGGAGGTCAAGGAGCAGCGGATTAGTGGGCTCCTGGTCTCTCTGCTTGTGG GCCTGTCTATCCTCATGGGGCCCATACTGTCCCTTATCCCCCTGGCTGTGCTGTTTGGCATCTTCCTCTACATGGGGGTCACATCCCTCAGTGGCATCCAGCTCTTTGACCGAATCTTGCTTCTGTTCAAGCCACCCAAGTACCACCCGGATGTGCCCTACGTCAAGCGG GTAAAGACCTGGCGCATGCACTTGTTCACGATCATCCAGATCATCTGCCTGGCAGTGCTGTGGGTggtgaagtccttccagagcacCTCGCTGGCTCTGCCTTTCATCCTAATCCTCACAGTGCCCCTGCGCCGCTACCTGCTGCCGGTCATCTTCAGGAACCTGGAGCTCCAGTGT CTGGATGCTGACGATGCCAAGCCAACCTTTGACGAGGAGGGTCAGGATGAATACGACGAGGTGCCTATGCCCATGTGA